TGGGCAATCAGCAGGGTTTTTCCTGAACTGAGTTGCACAATAAATCGCTGGTGTCGACTGCCTTCGAGATCATCTGGAAGCAGCTTGACTATATTGCCGTGACTCTTGACCTGGAGATCACTGATCTGATTTGTAAACGCATCTTCTAGCTGTCGTACACTGTCATCCATTGCAGCTGAGGTTCCTGAGATACAAGCAAATGAGTACACATTCACAGCTTCGCAGATATTGGATTATTCTCAGCCGCCGATAGTTTTGAGTTACTTTACGATTAAAGAATGCAACAAATCACCATAACCCAACCCGACGACTGGCATCTACATGTACGTGATGGTGAAGTGCTGAAGGCGGTTTTGCCGCACACGGTGCGTCAGTTCTCGCGCGCTATCATCATGCCAAATTTGAAGCCCCCCGTGCGCTCGGTAGAAGACGCGGCGGCCTATCGAGATCGGATTATCGCAGCGATTCCGGCTGGCAGACAGTTTGAGCCTTTGATGACTCTCTATCTCACCGATAACACTAGCCCTGAAGATATTATCGCGGCCAAAGCGTCCCAGTTTGTTAAGGCAGTCAAGTACTATCCAGCCGGGGCTACGACCAATTCAGATTTTGGGGTAACGGATATTCGGAGATGCGATCGCATCTTCAAAACAATGCAGGAGGTAGACATGCCTCTATTGCTCCACGGGGAAGTAACCGATCAAGATATTGATGTGTTCGATCGTGAGAAAGTCTTTATCGAGAAATATTTGATTCCTCTCAAACAGCGATTTCCTAACCTGCGGATCGTGCTGGAGCACATCACCACCTCAGATGCGGTGGAGTTTGTCCTGGCTGCGGACAACGTGGCTGCAACAATCACACCACAACACCTATTGTTTAACCGCAACGTTCTGTTTAAAGGGGGAATTCGACCCCATTTTTATTGCTTGCCCATATTAAAGGCTGAAGAGCATCGTCAAGCAATTTTGCAAGCTGCGACTTCTGGCAGTCCTAAGTTTTTTCTGGGGACTGATAGTGCCCCTCATGCTCGCAACAGCAAAGAAACGTCCTGTGGCTGTGCGGGTTGCTTTTCAGCTCTACATGCACTGGAGCTATACGCAGAAGCTTTTGAGCGTGCTGATGCACTGGATAAACTTGAAGCTTTCGCCAGCTTCTATGGGCCAGATTTTTATCAGCTCCCACGCAATAATGAACAGGTTACTTTGACCAAATCGACTTGGCGTATTCCTGATGAAGTGCCGCTTATTAAATCTGAACTCGTGCCCTTGTGGGCAGGGCATGAGATAACGTGGAAAATGGTTTGATACTGATTCAGAACGGCTCACGGTAACATCGGCACCAAACAACTGAGTCTGCACTTGCTTAGCTCGTTAAGAGCAAACAACTTTCTACGGTGCAAAGAATTTTTCTTGAGAAGGATAACGGCTCGGCCATCAGGGGCGCGAGCAAAAACATTTAAAGAGTAACGAGTTGCTTCAGCCGAGCGTCCTTTGCATGGGCTGGTTAGACACAACTAGCACTGATAGCAGACTCTTTTGGATCATAACTGACCCACCCAAAACAAGCCCACTTCGCAATAGAAATTCAAAGCGTAACGCGCCTCAACCGAAACACTCAGCAATTGAAACTCAGAGAATTAAAGCGAAGCCACCGAATGCTTGAAAGCGAGACTGGGATTTGGATGAAGGTTTAGGAGTCTAACTACTTATTATACGGAATTAATCCTGATATACAGTCCCAATAGGTTTTTATATGGATTGTATTCCACATATCATGTCACCACAGGTGTTTATACGGAAAATTTTCTGTATATCATCCCGATTTCAGGATCTTATACGGAAAAAATCCGTATATATCCTCGTGTTCTTTAGGATCGGTTTTTCTATGATTGATATCGAGTCGATTATCAATTGGAAGTCCTGCTCCTTATGGAAGCTCGCCCAAAAAAGCTGCTTGACCAAGTTCGCGACCGACTTCGCGTCAAACACTATGCCTATAAAACGGAAGAGTGCTACGTCAACTGGATTCGTCGCTTTATTCTCTTTCACAACAAGCAGCACCCTAATATGATGGGGCCTGTTGAAGTCGAAGCCTTTCTAACTCACCTAGCCGTACATGACCATGTGGCGGCGTCCACTCAAAATCAGGCGCTGAGTGCCTTGCTCTTTCTCTATCGAGATGTTCTACATCGAGATCTAGGAGAAAACATTAATGCCATTCGAGCCAAGCGTTCCCAACATTTACCAACAGTGCTAACGCCAGACGAGGCTCTTGCTGTCATTGCTCAACTCTCAGGCGTTTATCGATTGGTTGCTCAACTACTGTACGGTAGCGGTCTACGATTAAAAGAGGCTTTGAGGCTAAGGGTTAAAGACCTAGATTTTTCTCAGAACCAGATCTCAGTTAGAGAGGCAAAAGGGAGCAAAAGTCGGTTCACTATGCTACCCGTCTGTATCGCAGATCCTCTGAAAGAACATTTACAAGGTGTGAAACGCTTGCATCAGCAAGATCTCGAACAAGGATATGGTTCTGTTTATTTACCCTATGCGCTAGAACGCAAATACCCCGATGCAGATCGTCAATGGATCTGGCAATACGTTTTCCCTTCGAGTCAGCGCTCAATCGATCCTCGCAGTCAAATGACTCGCCGACACCATCTCAATGAGAGTAGTCAGCAAAAAGCTGTCAAACAGGCAGCTCGAAAAACAGGCATCAATAAGCGAATCAGTTGCCATACCTTTCGACACAGCTTTGCAACTCATTTGCTCCAAAATAACTATGACATTCGTACTGTTCAAGAATTGCTCGGTCACAAGGATGTCAAAACGACTATGATTTATACCCATGTTCTCAACAAAGGAGGAAAAGGTGTTCTCAGTCCTCTCGATGCCTGTGCTTAGCATTCAGAGAGACAGCAGAAATATCGGTCATCTGAGCGTTCCAGATGATGTGCTTGAGGAGCTGTTGGGGCGTTTGCGATCGCAACGCATGCAAGTGTCCTTGGAAGCGCAAGACAGCCAAAAAATATCGTCACAAGCAGAGCAAGGTGAACCTACTCAACCAGGCAGTCAGCTTGAACAACCCGTTTGATATCTGCAGTCGTTAATCCATCAGCTTGAATACAGCTTGGCCTTTGAGTCAGTTCTAGCAAAACCTGTGTTTTCGTTTCTCCAGGCTCCAACGCATCAAATAACGCCCAGAGTGCTTCTTCCGGTAACTCAGTCAAATTAAGAGTGGCTGTCATTGTTATCTTCCTCTTGAGGTTGATAAGTAAAGATTCGGCGAACGCTTCTTTGATTGCAATGATGGAACATGAGAATCAGCTAAGTAAAACAATCAAAACTAATTATCAAATAGAGCTGATAAGTCACGATAACCACTGACGACCCTCAAGATCTCAATATCTTCGCCGATTGGCATGTATAGAATCAGATAACGTTCAAGGGAAAGGCTGCGCAAGTTAGGCAAAATTTCATTCCGCTGCCGCCCCAGGCTTGGGAATTGAGTGATTTTTATAAACTTGTCATTCAACTTTGCTAAAAACTGTTCGGCTCGGTCTAGATTGGACTGCTGTGCGATGTAATCTGCAATCTGCTCAATATCTTTAACGGCAGGCTCAGTTAGGCGAAATTGAGGAGTCACGTGTTACTTGACTCACGGCGGTCTCGTAAGTTAGCTCGAACCTGAGACATAGCGGTAGGACCATCTATGGTCTGCCCCTGCTGAGATGCTTCCCAACCGATCATGGCATCTTGCTGTAGCTCACCTAAACGCCCTTGATAGATATCTTCCTGCTGTTGTAGCAGTTCAACTGCAGCGAGGATCAGATCCTCAACACTTTGATATTTATCACTGTTCAGTTGGCGCTGAACGAAAGCTTCAATCTCTGGAGGAAAGGCAAGTTGCATCAATACGACTCGGGTAAACGGGCTATTTTTTGATCCAGTAAAGTACTTAGCTATTATAGCTATCCCGTAACTGTTGAGAAGTAGCTCATCATGCTGAATGAAAAGCCGAAATGTAGGCGATCTGAGTCTTCCAGGTGATGGTTTGGTTGAGGAGCTGTTGGGTCATTTGAGATCGCACCTCTCCCACTTCCCCCTCCGACAAATGCACCAACAAGCGGTCCCGATAAGACAACCGCTCCGATGTCGAAGAAAACCACCGCTCCAAAAGCTGCGCTGTCACGTATAAATCAAAGCTACTTTCTTCTAAAATTACTTCTACCTGTAGCCCCAACTCCTCAAAAAGCTGCTCTACCCCCCCAGGATTTGCAGCCAAATCTCCCACATCATAAAGACATTCCTCCGCCGCCACCCAGCGATCGTAGAGTCCCGGCTCATTGGGCAAATCCACCAAGTCATACAGTCGCTGACTCTGACTGGGAACGTTCTCAGCCAAAATGATTCTTCCCGTTGGCTGTAGTAAAGAGACTAACTGCGCCGCAATCTCTGACTGCTGCTCATGCCCCATCAACACATTGCGCCCCACAATCGCATCAAAGGGCTGATCCTGAAGTGTCTTTTGCAGATCGAGCAGTGCCGTTTGTACAACGATGGGCCGCTGCAGCTCGGGCAACTTTGTGGCCTGGGTCTTCAAATCCTGCGCCGCTTGTAGATCTGCAACACAAGCATAAACGCTGCCTTCTGGCACTTGGCGCAGGGCTTCCCAAGTTAGGAGTCCGGTTCTGGCCTGCAGGTCTAACACCACGTGATGTCGCTGAAGTTTTGTTAGAGAGAAAATGCGATCGCGTATCTCCCCTGCATGGTTTCCAGCCTGCCCAATTGTTCGCTGCAGCCACCGATCCTGAGCATGATTGACGGGGCTGTAGCTCACCACATCCGCCATCGACTCACCACTATCAAGCTGAGCCTCCCGCCTTCGTGAAACCTGCGCTGCAATTTCAGCTTCCCAACCTTGATCAGAGGGCTGATAAAAAACCTGCCCCTGGAGGTTATTGGGCAAATATTGCTGGGCGACCCAGTGATCGCGGTAGGCATGGGGATATTTATAGTTGGCACCGTGGCCGAACTGTTTGCTGTCCCGACTCCCATCCTTCAGCGGATTGGGCACCTCCATTTCCCGTTCTTTCTCCACCGCAGAAAGCGCATCAAAGTAGCCCAAGACGCTATTAGATTTTGGGGCTGCAGCTAAATACAAAGCCGCCTGAGCCAAAGGATATTGGCCCTCCGGCAAACCCACGCGATCAAAGGCTTGAGCACAGGCCATCACCACCCCCACCGCCTGCGGATCGGCCAGTCCCACATCTTCGCTAGCAAAAATCACCATCCGGCGAAAGATAAATCGCGGATCTTCTCCGGCATAGACCATCCGCGCTAGCCAGTAGATCGCTGCGTCGGGGTCAGACCCGCGCATACTTTTGATGAAGGCGCTGATCGTGTCGAAGTGAGCGTCGCCTTCTTTGTCGTACAAAATTGCCCGTCGTTGTATAGATGCCTCTGCGATCGCAAGTGTAATTGCGATCGTACCTGTCACGTCTGGCTCCGTCGTCTCCACCGCTA
This window of the Acaryochloris thomasi RCC1774 genome carries:
- a CDS encoding DUF3465 domain-containing protein gives rise to the protein MSGTSAAMDDSVRQLEDAFTNQISDLQVKSHGNIVKLLPDDLEGSRHQRFIVQLSSGKTLLIAHNSDLAPRVKSVQLGDYVEFYGEYEWNPEWGVIHWTHQDPTKRHIGGWIKHNGKVYQ
- the pyrC gene encoding dihydroorotase, which translates into the protein MQQITITQPDDWHLHVRDGEVLKAVLPHTVRQFSRAIIMPNLKPPVRSVEDAAAYRDRIIAAIPAGRQFEPLMTLYLTDNTSPEDIIAAKASQFVKAVKYYPAGATTNSDFGVTDIRRCDRIFKTMQEVDMPLLLHGEVTDQDIDVFDREKVFIEKYLIPLKQRFPNLRIVLEHITTSDAVEFVLAADNVAATITPQHLLFNRNVLFKGGIRPHFYCLPILKAEEHRQAILQAATSGSPKFFLGTDSAPHARNSKETSCGCAGCFSALHALELYAEAFERADALDKLEAFASFYGPDFYQLPRNNEQVTLTKSTWRIPDEVPLIKSELVPLWAGHEITWKMV
- a CDS encoding integron integrase, translating into MEARPKKLLDQVRDRLRVKHYAYKTEECYVNWIRRFILFHNKQHPNMMGPVEVEAFLTHLAVHDHVAASTQNQALSALLFLYRDVLHRDLGENINAIRAKRSQHLPTVLTPDEALAVIAQLSGVYRLVAQLLYGSGLRLKEALRLRVKDLDFSQNQISVREAKGSKSRFTMLPVCIADPLKEHLQGVKRLHQQDLEQGYGSVYLPYALERKYPDADRQWIWQYVFPSSQRSIDPRSQMTRRHHLNESSQQKAVKQAARKTGINKRISCHTFRHSFATHLLQNNYDIRTVQELLGHKDVKTTMIYTHVLNKGGKGVLSPLDACA
- a CDS encoding type II toxin-antitoxin system RelE/ParE family toxin, with product MTPQFRLTEPAVKDIEQIADYIAQQSNLDRAEQFLAKLNDKFIKITQFPSLGRQRNEILPNLRSLSLERYLILYMPIGEDIEILRVVSGYRDLSALFDN
- a CDS encoding ribbon-helix-helix domain-containing protein yields the protein MQLAFPPEIEAFVQRQLNSDKYQSVEDLILAAVELLQQQEDIYQGRLGELQQDAMIGWEASQQGQTIDGPTAMSQVRANLRDRRESSNT
- a CDS encoding AAA family ATPase — its product is MDLFDHQRQQLIESEAPLAARLRPHTLDEFVGQSAIVGPGRLLRRAIQADQLSSLIFYGPPGTGKTTLARIIANTTLAHFISINAVLAGVKAIREAVDTAQHLRGQRSQRTILFVDEVHRFNKAQQDALLPWVENGTLILIGATTENPYFEVNKALVSRSRIFQLKPLAPDDLRQVVHRALADQEQGYGKKTIELEPEALVHLINIANGDARALLNALELAVETTEPDVTGTIAITLAIAEASIQRRAILYDKEGDAHFDTISAFIKSMRGSDPDAAIYWLARMVYAGEDPRFIFRRMVIFASEDVGLADPQAVGVVMACAQAFDRVGLPEGQYPLAQAALYLAAAPKSNSVLGYFDALSAVEKEREMEVPNPLKDGSRDSKQFGHGANYKYPHAYRDHWVAQQYLPNNLQGQVFYQPSDQGWEAEIAAQVSRRREAQLDSGESMADVVSYSPVNHAQDRWLQRTIGQAGNHAGEIRDRIFSLTKLQRHHVVLDLQARTGLLTWEALRQVPEGSVYACVADLQAAQDLKTQATKLPELQRPIVVQTALLDLQKTLQDQPFDAIVGRNVLMGHEQQSEIAAQLVSLLQPTGRIILAENVPSQSQRLYDLVDLPNEPGLYDRWVAAEECLYDVGDLAANPGGVEQLFEELGLQVEVILEESSFDLYVTAQLLERWFSSTSERLSYRDRLLVHLSEGEVGEVRSQMTQQLLNQTITWKTQIAYISAFHSA